In Labilithrix sp., one DNA window encodes the following:
- a CDS encoding sigma 54-interacting transcriptional regulator codes for MTDSTAAPAPRGSGASEGLELVVFDGGSLRRLALPPRGEVTVGRGDEADLRVEEPSVSRVHARFRGGKEPTVEDLGSSNGTRVAGVALEAHVPHAIAADLVVVIGDLQVVVRERRAPNAPPPASLPQGSMSAVHRLVDLVAPSDLAVLVLGETGVGKEVIAHRIHERSKRKDGPLLFLNCAALPEQTLESELFGHEKGAFTGAAASKPGLLESADGGTVVLDEVGEMPLPVQAKLLRALDAGEITRLGAVKPRKIDVRVVAATNRDLGAMVEEGTFRADLLYRLDGMTIHVPPLRDRREEIRGLTEKFAGAVAVSEAALKKLEAHTWPGNVRELKKVVERAAVLAAGGAIDADHIVLRSASVAAASASAPLKTAAPLRDERERAEIEAIQEALASCNGNQTRAAEKLGIARRTLIEKLDRYGLPRPRKT; via the coding sequence ATGACCGACTCGACCGCGGCGCCGGCCCCGCGCGGCAGCGGGGCGAGCGAGGGGCTGGAGCTCGTCGTGTTCGACGGCGGATCGCTGCGCCGCCTCGCGCTCCCGCCGCGCGGCGAGGTCACGGTCGGCCGCGGTGACGAGGCGGACCTCCGCGTCGAGGAGCCGTCGGTAAGCCGTGTGCATGCGCGCTTCCGCGGTGGCAAAGAACCAACCGTCGAAGACCTCGGGAGCTCCAACGGGACGCGCGTCGCCGGCGTCGCGCTCGAGGCCCATGTCCCCCACGCGATCGCGGCCGACCTCGTCGTCGTCATCGGCGACCTGCAGGTCGTCGTCCGCGAGCGGCGCGCGCCGAACGCGCCGCCTCCCGCGAGCCTCCCGCAGGGGTCCATGAGCGCGGTGCATCGCCTCGTCGACCTCGTCGCCCCGAGCGATCTCGCCGTGCTCGTCCTCGGCGAGACCGGCGTCGGCAAGGAGGTCATCGCCCATCGCATCCACGAGCGCTCGAAGCGCAAGGACGGCCCGCTCCTCTTCCTCAACTGCGCCGCCTTGCCCGAGCAGACGCTGGAGAGCGAGCTCTTCGGCCACGAGAAGGGCGCGTTCACTGGCGCGGCGGCGTCGAAGCCCGGCCTCCTCGAGAGCGCCGACGGCGGCACGGTGGTGCTCGACGAGGTCGGCGAGATGCCGCTCCCGGTGCAAGCGAAGCTCCTCCGCGCGCTCGACGCGGGGGAGATCACGCGCCTCGGCGCGGTGAAGCCGAGGAAGATCGACGTGCGCGTCGTCGCGGCGACGAACCGCGACCTCGGCGCGATGGTCGAGGAAGGGACGTTCCGCGCGGACCTCCTCTACCGGCTCGACGGGATGACGATCCACGTCCCTCCCCTCCGCGATCGGAGGGAGGAGATCCGCGGGCTCACCGAGAAGTTCGCGGGCGCGGTGGCGGTCTCGGAGGCGGCGCTGAAGAAGCTCGAGGCGCACACGTGGCCCGGCAACGTGCGCGAGCTGAAGAAGGTCGTCGAACGCGCGGCGGTGCTCGCCGCCGGCGGCGCGATCGACGCCGATCACATCGTGCTCCGGAGCGCGAGCGTCGCGGCGGCATCGGCTTCGGCGCCGCTCAAGACCGCCGCGCCGCTGCGCGACGAGCGCGAACGCGCGGAGATCGAGGCGATCCAGGAGGCCCTCGCCTCGTGCAACGGGAACCAGACCCGCGCGGCGGAGAAGCTCGGCATCGCGCGGCGGACGCTGATCGAGAAGCTCGATCGCTACGGCCTGCCGCGGCCGCGGAAGACCTGA
- a CDS encoding serine/threonine protein kinase: MEPIPKTIAIKDRDDPFVIEDVIGEGGMGKVYRARDPATGALLAVKVLGAVGDPTRFALESDILSKLEHPNIVGYRGHGLTKDGHPYLAMEWIDGDDLEKRLETENLTVEEAVRIGRAVTDALVAAHAAGVIHRDLKPSNVILTRETSAVKLVDFGIARAANVDGLTRTGQALGTPGYMSPEQARGHAVDARTDLFSLGCLLYRCLGGRRPFKGSDIMEFATSLALEDPPPLRALAPSVPPALESLVAQLLQKDPALRPESALHTRKALDRIASATDNTEIAPTLPIPRGVGPARAVVTPASASTSAEVSTRTAPGGRAEIESAPTLAATATATATGGAGAPGARAEIESAPTLAATATDAARGRATEGRDGA, translated from the coding sequence ATGGAGCCGATCCCGAAGACGATCGCGATCAAGGACAGGGACGATCCGTTCGTGATCGAGGACGTCATCGGCGAGGGGGGGATGGGAAAGGTGTATCGTGCACGCGATCCCGCGACCGGCGCGCTCCTCGCGGTGAAGGTGCTCGGCGCGGTCGGGGACCCCACCCGCTTCGCGCTCGAGAGCGACATCCTCTCGAAGCTCGAGCACCCGAACATCGTCGGCTACCGCGGCCACGGCCTCACGAAGGACGGGCACCCCTACCTCGCGATGGAGTGGATCGACGGCGACGACCTCGAGAAGCGGCTCGAGACGGAGAACCTGACCGTCGAGGAGGCGGTGCGCATCGGCCGCGCGGTGACCGACGCGCTCGTGGCCGCGCACGCGGCGGGGGTCATCCATCGCGACCTCAAGCCGAGCAACGTGATCCTCACGCGCGAGACGAGCGCGGTGAAGCTCGTCGACTTCGGCATCGCCCGCGCCGCCAACGTCGACGGCCTCACGCGCACGGGCCAGGCGCTCGGCACGCCGGGCTACATGTCCCCGGAGCAGGCGCGCGGCCACGCCGTCGACGCGCGCACGGACCTCTTTTCGCTCGGCTGCTTGCTCTACCGCTGCCTCGGCGGCCGCCGGCCGTTCAAGGGCTCCGACATCATGGAGTTCGCGACGAGCCTCGCGCTCGAGGACCCTCCCCCGCTCCGCGCGCTCGCGCCGAGCGTCCCGCCGGCGCTCGAGTCGCTCGTCGCGCAGCTCCTGCAAAAGGATCCGGCCCTCCGCCCCGAGAGCGCGCTCCACACCCGCAAGGCCCTCGATCGCATCGCCTCCGCGACGGACAACACGGAGATCGCGCCGACCCTGCCGATACCGCGCGGAGTGGGGCCGGCGCGGGCGGTCGTGACCCCCGCGTCGGCTTCGACTTCGGCGGAGGTCTCGACGCGCACCGCGCCGGGCGGACGCGCGGAGATCGAGTCCGCGCCGACGCTCGCAGCGACAGCGACAGCGACGGCGACGGGCGGCGCCGGCGCGCCGGGTGCTCGCGCGGAGATCGAGTCCGCTCCGACGCTCGCGGCGACGGCGACCGACGCGGCGCGCGGGCGCGCCACCGAGGGCCGCGACGGCGCGG